A region of Streptomyces sp. TG1A-60 DNA encodes the following proteins:
- a CDS encoding aldo/keto reductase, translating to MSSKVPPIILNNGVEMPQLGFGVWQVPDDEAEQAVTTALEAGYRSIDTAAIYGNEEGTGKAVAASGIARKDLFVTTKLWNSEQGYDSALRAFDESLGKLGLEYVDLYLIHWPLPARGTFVDTYKAFEKLYADGRAKAIGVSNFLPEHLETLIEATNVIPAVNQIELHPHLQQHASREYHAEQGIATEAWSPLGQGKGLLEVPAIVAIAQKHGRTPAQVVLRWHLQLGNVVIPKSVTPARIRENIEVFDFSLDPEDIAAISALNEDRRLGPDPATFDMA from the coding sequence GTGAGCAGCAAGGTCCCCCCGATCATCCTGAACAACGGCGTCGAGATGCCCCAGCTGGGCTTCGGCGTGTGGCAGGTGCCGGACGACGAGGCCGAGCAGGCGGTCACGACGGCCCTGGAGGCCGGCTACCGCAGCATCGACACGGCCGCGATCTACGGCAACGAAGAGGGCACCGGCAAGGCCGTCGCCGCTTCCGGCATCGCCCGCAAGGACCTCTTCGTCACCACCAAGCTCTGGAACAGCGAGCAGGGCTACGACTCGGCCCTGCGCGCCTTCGACGAGTCCCTGGGCAAGCTCGGCCTGGAGTACGTGGACCTGTATCTGATCCACTGGCCGCTGCCGGCCCGGGGCACGTTCGTCGACACCTACAAGGCGTTCGAGAAGCTGTACGCGGACGGCCGCGCCAAGGCCATCGGTGTCTCCAACTTCCTTCCGGAGCATCTGGAAACGCTGATCGAGGCCACGAACGTCATTCCGGCCGTCAACCAGATCGAACTCCACCCGCACCTCCAGCAGCACGCGTCCCGCGAGTACCACGCGGAGCAGGGCATCGCCACCGAGGCCTGGTCGCCGCTCGGCCAGGGCAAGGGCCTCCTGGAGGTCCCGGCGATCGTCGCCATCGCGCAGAAGCACGGCCGGACTCCGGCCCAGGTCGTCCTGCGCTGGCACCTCCAGCTGGGCAACGTGGTCATCCCCAAGTCGGTGACCCCGGCCCGGATCAGGGAGAACATCGAGGTCTTCGACTTCTCCCTGGACCCCGAGGACATCGCCGCGATCAGCGCGCTGAACGAGGACCGCCGCCTCGGCCCGGACCCGGCGACGTTCGACATGGCGTGA
- a CDS encoding methyltransferase gives MGQQHHAQDRREHGQGGGQAHGHSHGRHDRTDIVWAELAEHLEEQAELLTPLNRQAAAWVATRQPEPGLVVDVGSGPGVVSCLLADAFPGARVVAVDGSGPLLERARARAERLGLADRLGILEAELPYGLEDLDYPADLLWAGHSLHHLGDQRAGLAAFVERLAPGGTLALVEGGLPVRFLPRDFGIGRPGLQSRLDATEELWFAEMREALPGSVRDTEDWPGLLTAVGLRDATSRTFLLDIPAPVPESARAYALASFRRRRESHAELLDPADLATLDRLLDPDDKASLHHRTDLFVLTAQTVHLAQL, from the coding sequence ATGGGACAGCAGCACCACGCACAGGATCGGCGCGAGCACGGTCAGGGCGGTGGCCAGGCTCACGGCCACAGTCACGGTCGGCACGACCGCACCGACATCGTCTGGGCCGAGCTGGCCGAGCACCTGGAGGAGCAGGCGGAACTGCTCACCCCCCTGAACCGCCAGGCCGCGGCCTGGGTGGCCACGCGACAGCCCGAGCCGGGGCTGGTCGTCGACGTCGGCAGCGGCCCGGGGGTCGTGAGCTGTCTGCTGGCCGACGCGTTCCCCGGCGCCCGAGTCGTCGCCGTGGACGGCTCCGGGCCCCTGCTGGAGCGAGCCCGTGCGCGGGCCGAACGTCTGGGCCTGGCCGACCGTCTCGGCATCCTGGAGGCCGAACTCCCGTACGGACTCGAAGACTTGGACTACCCCGCCGATCTGCTGTGGGCCGGCCACAGCCTGCACCACCTCGGCGACCAGCGCGCCGGCCTCGCCGCCTTCGTCGAACGCCTGGCCCCCGGCGGCACTTTGGCGCTGGTCGAGGGCGGGCTGCCGGTACGGTTCCTGCCGCGTGACTTCGGCATCGGCCGCCCGGGACTGCAGTCACGGCTCGACGCGACGGAGGAGCTGTGGTTCGCCGAGATGCGCGAGGCGCTGCCCGGCAGCGTCCGGGATACGGAGGACTGGCCGGGTCTGCTCACCGCCGTGGGCCTGCGCGACGCCACGTCCCGCACCTTCCTGCTGGACATCCCGGCACCGGTGCCGGAATCCGCCCGCGCCTACGCCCTGGCCTCCTTCCGGCGCCGCCGGGAGAGCCACGCGGAACTCCTCGACCCGGCCGACCTCGCGACCCTCGACCGTCTCCTCGACCCCGACGACAAGGCGAGCCTGCATCACCGCACGGACCTCTTCGTCCTCACGGCGCAGACCGTCCACCTGGCCCAGCTGTGA
- a CDS encoding dihydrofolate reductase family protein, with product MRIVICEFMSLDGVVQAPGGPGEDTEGGFAHGGWTHPFFDPEIVGGAWDAALGKADALLYGRRTWQAMAAAWPERAGDPFADRMNALPKYVVSATLADSELTWDNTTRVPGAEAVAHIRKLRETDGGDLLVMGSPTLARTLLYEGLVDELVLIVMPVILGGGKTIFPDDGAKHTLELVSTTVSPTGAHVCTYRKATPQA from the coding sequence ATGCGCATCGTGATCTGCGAGTTCATGAGCCTGGACGGTGTCGTGCAGGCGCCCGGCGGTCCCGGGGAGGACACCGAGGGCGGTTTCGCCCATGGCGGCTGGACGCACCCCTTCTTCGACCCGGAGATCGTGGGCGGCGCCTGGGACGCGGCGCTGGGCAAGGCCGACGCGCTGCTGTACGGCCGGCGGACCTGGCAGGCGATGGCCGCCGCTTGGCCGGAGCGGGCGGGCGACCCGTTCGCCGACCGGATGAACGCCCTCCCCAAGTACGTCGTCTCCGCCACCCTCGCCGACTCCGAGCTGACGTGGGACAACACCACGCGGGTTCCGGGCGCGGAGGCCGTGGCACACATCCGCAAGCTCCGCGAGACCGACGGCGGCGATCTGCTCGTCATGGGCAGCCCGACCCTCGCCCGCACCCTCCTGTACGAAGGTCTCGTGGACGAGCTCGTCCTTATCGTCATGCCGGTCATCCTCGGCGGCGGAAAGACGATCTTCCCCGACGACGGCGCCAAGCACACCCTGGAACTGGTCTCGACGACCGTCAGCCCCACGGGTGCGCATGTGTGCACGTACCGGAAGGCCACCCCGCAGGCCTGA
- a CDS encoding glycoside hydrolase family 6 protein, with amino-acid sequence MSRTRTALLAAMALVAGAAGTAMAVAPDDVGAKAIPCTVEYKVQNQWSTGFTTSVTVTNNSAAKTSWAVKWSYAGNQTVSNAWNARLSQSGTSVTAANETYNGALATGGSVSFGFNASYSGTNALPTTFTLDGVTCNVDDGDGGGGPTDPPGPGTKVDNPYSGAKVYVNPEWSEKAESEPGGSRISDQPTGVWLDRIAAINGVNGGMGLRDHLDEALEQKGSGELAIQVVIYNLPGRDCAALASNGELGPTELGRYKTEYIDPIAAILADPKYAALRIVTTVEIDSLPNLVTNTGSRPTATPECDVMKANGNYVKGVGYALNKLGDVGNVYNYVDAGHHGWIGWDDNFAASATVFKEAATAEGATVDDVHGFITNTANYSALKENNFSVNSTVNGTSVRESKWVDWNRYVDELTFAQAFRDQLVSVGFDSGIGMLIDTSRNGWGGSARPTGPGATTTVDTYVDGGRYDRRIHIGNWCNQSGAGLGERPQASPEAGIDAYVWMKPPGESDGSSSAIPNEEGKGFDRMCDPTYTGNPRNGNNLSGALPNAPISGHWFSAQFQQLMQNAYPAL; translated from the coding sequence ATGAGCCGTACCAGAACAGCACTCCTCGCGGCGATGGCGCTGGTCGCCGGCGCCGCCGGGACCGCGATGGCCGTCGCACCGGACGACGTCGGCGCCAAGGCGATCCCCTGCACCGTCGAGTACAAGGTGCAGAACCAGTGGTCCACCGGCTTCACCACCTCCGTCACCGTCACCAACAACAGCGCCGCCAAGACCTCCTGGGCCGTGAAGTGGTCGTACGCCGGCAACCAGACGGTCAGTAACGCCTGGAACGCCCGGCTGTCCCAGAGCGGCACCTCGGTGACCGCCGCCAACGAGACCTACAACGGCGCGCTGGCGACCGGCGGTTCGGTCAGCTTCGGCTTCAACGCCTCCTACAGCGGCACCAACGCGCTCCCGACGACCTTCACCCTGGACGGGGTGACCTGCAACGTCGACGACGGCGATGGTGGCGGTGGCCCCACCGACCCGCCCGGCCCGGGCACGAAGGTGGACAACCCGTACTCCGGTGCCAAGGTGTACGTGAACCCCGAGTGGTCCGAGAAGGCCGAGTCCGAGCCGGGCGGCAGCCGGATCTCCGACCAGCCCACGGGTGTCTGGCTGGACCGGATCGCCGCCATCAACGGGGTGAACGGCGGCATGGGGCTGCGCGACCACCTCGACGAGGCGCTGGAGCAGAAGGGCTCCGGCGAGCTGGCCATCCAGGTCGTGATCTACAACCTGCCCGGCCGTGACTGCGCGGCGCTCGCCTCCAACGGCGAGCTGGGCCCGACGGAGCTCGGCCGCTACAAGACCGAGTACATCGACCCGATCGCGGCCATCCTCGCGGACCCGAAGTACGCCGCCCTGCGCATCGTCACCACCGTCGAGATCGACTCGCTGCCCAACCTCGTCACCAACACCGGCAGCCGCCCCACGGCCACCCCCGAGTGCGATGTGATGAAGGCCAACGGCAACTACGTCAAGGGCGTCGGCTACGCGCTCAACAAGCTCGGTGACGTGGGGAACGTCTACAACTACGTCGACGCCGGCCACCACGGCTGGATCGGCTGGGACGACAACTTCGCGGCCTCCGCCACCGTCTTCAAGGAGGCGGCGACCGCCGAGGGCGCCACGGTCGACGACGTCCACGGCTTCATCACCAACACGGCGAACTACAGCGCCCTCAAGGAGAACAACTTCTCCGTCAACTCGACGGTGAACGGCACCTCCGTCCGTGAGTCGAAGTGGGTCGACTGGAACCGTTACGTCGACGAACTGACCTTCGCCCAGGCCTTCCGCGACCAACTGGTCTCGGTGGGCTTCGACTCCGGCATCGGCATGCTGATCGACACCTCCCGCAACGGCTGGGGCGGCAGCGCGCGTCCCACCGGCCCGGGTGCCACGACCACCGTGGACACCTACGTCGACGGTGGGCGCTACGACCGCCGCATCCACATCGGCAACTGGTGCAACCAGTCGGGAGCGGGCCTCGGTGAGCGTCCGCAGGCCTCCCCCGAGGCCGGGATCGACGCCTACGTGTGGATGAAGCCGCCGGGTGAGTCCGACGGGTCCAGCTCCGCCATCCCGAACGAGGAGGGCAAGGGCTTCGACCGCATGTGCGACCCGACCTACACGGGCAACCCGCGCAACGGCAACAACCTGTCCGGCGCCCTGCCCAACGCGCCGATCTCCGGGCACTGGTTCTCCGCCCAGTTCCAGCAGCTGATGCAGAACGCGTACCCCGCGCTCTGA
- a CDS encoding glycoside hydrolase family 48 protein translates to MHPRRRRRATRRLWTAVVAALALPLTMLSTGATPASAAAVACNVDYKTNDWGSGFTAELTISNRGTEAISGWTLTYDYTGDQKLSNGWSGTWSQSGKTVTAKNASWNGTIAVGAAVTTGAQFTYSGTNAAPTDFAINGTACVGAHQPPITVLTSPSAGAVYSQGDAVPMAATAAAADDATITKVEFYDDTRLLGTDTTSPYTFSATGLAVGSHSLVAKAYDSLGASADSTPVGITVASGPAVVVSPTQLGVRQGESSTYDVKLSTQPSANVTVTTARASGNTGLSVTGGGSLSFTPSNWNTAQKVTIGANSSGTGSAVFESTADGHAKAAVTVTQLAAASEYDARFLELYGKITNPANGYFSPEGIPYHSVETLIVEAPDHGHETTSEAYSYLLWLQAMYGKVTGDWSKFNGAWEIMERYMIPTHADQPTNSFYTANKPATYAPEHDTPNEYPAQLDPGAPVGPDPIAGELKSAYGTDDVYGMHWLQDVDNVYGYGNSPGKCEAGPSDTGPSYINTFQRGPQESVWETIPQPTCDQFKYGGPNGYLDLFTGDAAYAKQWKFTNAPDADARAVQAAYWADIWAKEQGKGADVSATIGKAAKMGDYLRYSMYDKYFKKIGNCVGATTCPAGTGKDASHYLMSWYYAWGGATDTSAGWAWRIGSSHAHGGYQNPLAAHALANYPPLKPKSSTGQADWAKSLDRQIEFYRWLQSDEGGIAGGATNSWAGRYATPPAGTPTFYGMFYDEKPVYHDPPSNQWFGFQAWSMERVAEYYQQTGNAGAKTVLDKWVDWALSKTTINPDGTYRMPSTLQWSGAPDTWNASSPGSNAGLHVTVADYTDDVGVAAAYAKTLTYYADRSGDADAARVAKALLDGMWEHHQDGLGIAVPETRADYNRFDDRVYVPSGWTGTMPNGDVIDSSSTFDSIRSFYEDDPAWSKIEAYLAGGAAPSFTYHRFWAQADIALAMGSYAELLE, encoded by the coding sequence ATGCACCCCAGACGGAGACGCCGTGCCACGCGGCGCCTGTGGACCGCCGTGGTGGCGGCCCTCGCCCTCCCCTTGACGATGCTCAGCACCGGCGCGACTCCCGCCAGCGCGGCGGCGGTCGCCTGCAACGTCGACTACAAGACCAACGACTGGGGCTCGGGTTTCACCGCCGAGCTCACGATCAGCAACCGGGGCACGGAGGCCATCAGCGGCTGGACCCTGACGTACGACTACACGGGCGACCAGAAGCTCTCCAACGGCTGGAGCGGTACCTGGTCACAGTCCGGCAAAACCGTGACGGCGAAGAACGCGTCCTGGAACGGCACGATCGCCGTCGGCGCCGCCGTGACCACCGGGGCCCAGTTCACCTACAGCGGCACGAACGCCGCGCCGACCGACTTCGCGATCAACGGCACCGCCTGCGTGGGCGCCCACCAGCCGCCGATCACGGTGCTGACCAGCCCGAGCGCGGGCGCGGTGTACTCGCAGGGGGACGCGGTGCCGATGGCGGCCACGGCCGCCGCCGCGGACGACGCGACGATCACGAAGGTCGAGTTCTACGACGACACCAGGCTGCTGGGCACGGACACGACCTCGCCGTACACGTTCTCGGCGACCGGTCTGGCCGTGGGCAGCCATTCGCTGGTCGCCAAGGCGTACGACAGCCTGGGCGCGTCGGCGGACTCCACACCGGTCGGCATCACGGTCGCCTCGGGCCCCGCCGTGGTCGTCTCGCCGACCCAACTGGGCGTGCGGCAGGGCGAGTCGAGCACGTACGACGTGAAACTCTCGACACAGCCGTCGGCCAACGTGACGGTGACGACCGCGCGGGCGTCCGGTAACACCGGCCTGTCCGTGACGGGCGGCGGGTCGCTGAGCTTCACGCCGTCGAACTGGAACACCGCCCAGAAGGTGACCATCGGCGCCAACTCCTCCGGTACCGGTTCGGCCGTCTTCGAGTCGACGGCCGACGGCCACGCCAAGGCCGCGGTGACCGTGACGCAGCTGGCGGCGGCGAGCGAGTACGACGCCCGCTTCCTGGAGCTCTACGGCAAGATCACCAACCCGGCGAACGGCTACTTCTCCCCCGAGGGCATCCCGTACCACTCGGTGGAGACACTGATCGTCGAGGCGCCGGACCACGGCCATGAGACCACCTCGGAGGCGTACAGCTACCTCCTGTGGCTCCAGGCCATGTACGGCAAGGTCACGGGCGACTGGTCCAAGTTCAACGGCGCCTGGGAGATCATGGAGAGGTACATGATCCCGACCCACGCCGACCAGCCGACCAACTCCTTCTACACGGCGAACAAGCCGGCCACCTACGCCCCCGAGCACGACACCCCGAACGAGTACCCGGCACAGCTCGACCCCGGCGCCCCGGTCGGTCCGGACCCCATCGCCGGCGAGCTGAAGAGCGCGTACGGCACGGACGACGTGTACGGCATGCACTGGCTGCAGGACGTCGACAACGTCTACGGCTACGGCAACTCGCCCGGCAAGTGCGAGGCGGGCCCGTCGGACACCGGACCGTCGTACATCAACACCTTCCAGCGCGGGCCGCAGGAGTCGGTGTGGGAGACCATCCCGCAGCCCACCTGCGACCAGTTCAAGTACGGCGGCCCGAACGGCTATCTGGACCTGTTCACCGGTGACGCGGCGTACGCGAAGCAGTGGAAGTTCACCAACGCGCCGGACGCCGACGCGCGTGCCGTGCAGGCCGCGTACTGGGCGGACATCTGGGCCAAGGAGCAGGGCAAGGGCGCCGACGTCTCCGCGACCATCGGCAAGGCCGCGAAGATGGGCGACTATCTGCGCTACTCCATGTACGACAAGTACTTCAAGAAGATCGGTAACTGTGTGGGGGCCACGACCTGCCCCGCGGGTACCGGCAAGGACGCCTCCCACTATCTGATGTCCTGGTACTACGCGTGGGGCGGCGCCACCGACACGAGCGCCGGCTGGGCGTGGCGCATCGGCTCCAGCCACGCGCACGGCGGCTACCAGAACCCGCTGGCCGCGCACGCGCTCGCCAACTACCCCCCGCTGAAGCCCAAGTCCTCGACCGGGCAGGCGGACTGGGCCAAGTCCCTGGACCGGCAGATCGAGTTCTACCGCTGGCTGCAGTCGGACGAGGGCGGCATCGCGGGCGGCGCCACCAACAGCTGGGCGGGGCGGTACGCCACTCCCCCGGCCGGTACGCCGACCTTCTACGGCATGTTCTACGACGAGAAGCCCGTGTACCACGACCCGCCGTCCAACCAGTGGTTCGGCTTCCAGGCATGGTCCATGGAGCGCGTCGCGGAGTACTACCAGCAGACGGGCAACGCCGGTGCCAAGACGGTCCTCGACAAGTGGGTCGACTGGGCCCTGTCCAAGACCACGATCAACCCCGACGGGACGTACCGCATGCCGTCGACGCTCCAGTGGTCCGGTGCGCCCGACACCTGGAACGCGTCGAGTCCCGGCTCCAACGCGGGACTTCACGTCACCGTCGCCGACTACACCGACGACGTGGGCGTGGCCGCCGCGTACGCCAAGACCCTGACGTACTACGCCGACCGCTCCGGTGACGCCGACGCCGCCCGCGTGGCGAAGGCGCTGCTCGACGGGATGTGGGAGCACCACCAGGACGGGCTCGGCATCGCCGTCCCGGAGACCCGCGCGGACTACAACCGCTTCGACGACCGGGTGTACGTGCCGAGCGGCTGGACCGGGACGATGCCGAACGGTGACGTCATCGACTCGTCGTCGACCTTCGATTCGATCCGGTCGTTCTACGAGGACGATCCCGCCTGGTCGAAGATCGAGGCGTACCTGGCGGGTGGCGCCGCGCCGTCGTTCACGTATCACCGTTTCTGGGCCCAGGCCGACATCGCGTTGGCCATGGGTTCGTATGCGGAGTTGCTGGAGTAG
- a CDS encoding cellulose binding domain-containing protein — protein sequence MRRTRILTAVLALSAGLLAGSPPALAADEPPDRSAEKSVSIAADTYTWKNARIDGGGFVPGIVFNRKEKNLAYARTDIGGAYRWVESSKTWTPLLDSVGWDDWGHTGIVSLASDSVDPDKVYVAAGTYTNSWDPGNGAVLRSSDRGASWQKTNLPFKLGGNMPGRGMGERLAVDPNRNSVLYLGAPSGEGLWRSTDSGVTWSQVTNFPNVGDYVADPSDTSGYSSDNQGIVWVTFDESTGSSGNATKTLYVGVADKDNAVYRSTDAGATWSRVAGQPTGHLAHKGVLDAANGHLYLSYSDKGGPYDGGKGQLWRYATATGAWTNISPVAEADTYYGFSGLTVDRQDPGTVMATAYSSWWPDTQIFRSTDSGATWTRAWDYTSYPNRSNRYTMDVSSSPWLTWGANPSPPEQTPKLGWMTEALEIDPFDSNRMMYGTGATIYGTENLGNWDSGSRFTIKPMVRGLEETAVNDLASPPSGAPLLSALGDIGGFRHTDLTKVPSVMFTQPNFTSTTSLDFAESSPNTVVRVGNLDSGPHIAFSTDNGANWFAGTDPSGVSGGGTVAAAADGGRFVWSPAGTGVRYTTGFGNSWQASSGIPSGAIVESDRVDPKTFYGFKSGKFYVSTDGGATFTASNASGLPSGDSVRFKALPGQKGDVWLAGGATDGAYGLWHSTDSGATWTKLSGVEQADTIGFGKAAPGASYQALYTSAKIGGVRGIFRSTDKGATWTRINDDAHQWGWTGAAITGDPRVYGRVYVATNGRGVIYGESSGTGGGGGGTDPGPEPEPTGACAVTYTITNEWSGGFQADVRLANTGTSAWTGWSLGWSFPNGQSVSQIWNADHTQSGSAVTARNISWNGTVAAGSSVSFGFTGSRSGTNGEPTAFRLGDRSCTVT from the coding sequence GTGCGAAGAACCCGCATCCTCACGGCCGTACTGGCCCTCTCGGCCGGACTGCTCGCGGGCTCGCCGCCCGCGCTGGCCGCCGACGAGCCCCCCGACAGGTCCGCCGAGAAATCGGTGTCGATCGCCGCCGACACCTACACCTGGAAGAACGCCCGGATCGACGGGGGCGGTTTCGTCCCCGGCATCGTCTTCAACCGCAAGGAGAAGAACCTCGCGTACGCCCGCACGGACATCGGCGGGGCCTACCGCTGGGTGGAGTCGTCGAAGACGTGGACCCCGCTGCTCGACTCGGTCGGCTGGGACGACTGGGGGCACACGGGAATCGTGAGCCTCGCCTCCGACTCGGTCGACCCGGACAAGGTGTACGTGGCGGCCGGTACGTACACCAACAGCTGGGACCCGGGGAACGGGGCGGTCCTGCGCTCCTCGGACCGGGGCGCGAGCTGGCAGAAGACGAACCTGCCGTTCAAGCTGGGCGGGAACATGCCCGGGCGGGGCATGGGCGAGCGTCTGGCCGTGGACCCGAACCGCAACAGCGTGCTGTATCTGGGCGCGCCGAGCGGCGAGGGGCTGTGGCGGTCGACGGACTCGGGTGTCACCTGGTCGCAGGTGACGAACTTCCCCAACGTCGGCGACTACGTGGCCGATCCGTCCGACACCAGCGGGTACTCCAGCGACAACCAGGGCATCGTCTGGGTCACCTTCGACGAGTCGACGGGCAGTTCCGGTAACGCGACGAAGACCCTCTACGTCGGGGTCGCGGACAAGGACAACGCGGTGTACCGCTCGACGGACGCGGGCGCGACCTGGTCGCGGGTGGCCGGACAGCCGACCGGCCACCTGGCCCACAAGGGCGTCCTCGACGCGGCGAACGGCCATCTGTACCTCTCCTACAGCGACAAGGGCGGACCGTACGACGGCGGCAAGGGCCAGCTGTGGCGGTACGCGACCGCGACGGGTGCCTGGACGAACATCAGCCCGGTGGCGGAGGCCGACACGTACTACGGGTTCAGCGGCCTGACGGTCGACCGGCAGGACCCGGGCACGGTCATGGCGACGGCGTACAGCTCCTGGTGGCCGGACACACAGATCTTCCGCTCGACGGACAGCGGCGCCACGTGGACCAGGGCCTGGGACTACACCTCGTACCCCAACCGCTCGAACCGCTACACGATGGACGTCTCGTCCTCGCCGTGGCTGACCTGGGGCGCGAACCCCTCCCCACCCGAGCAGACGCCGAAGCTCGGCTGGATGACGGAGGCACTGGAGATCGACCCGTTCGACTCGAACCGGATGATGTACGGGACGGGCGCGACGATCTACGGCACGGAGAACCTGGGGAACTGGGACAGCGGCAGCCGGTTCACCATCAAGCCGATGGTGCGGGGCCTGGAGGAGACGGCCGTCAACGACCTCGCCTCTCCCCCGTCGGGCGCCCCGCTGCTCAGTGCCCTCGGCGACATCGGCGGCTTCCGCCACACGGACCTGACGAAGGTCCCGTCGGTCATGTTCACGCAGCCGAACTTCACGTCGACGACCAGCCTGGACTTCGCCGAGTCCAGCCCGAACACGGTCGTCCGCGTCGGCAACCTGGACTCGGGCCCGCACATCGCCTTCTCCACGGACAACGGCGCCAACTGGTTCGCCGGCACCGACCCGTCGGGCGTGAGCGGCGGCGGCACGGTCGCGGCGGCGGCCGACGGCGGCCGGTTCGTGTGGAGTCCGGCGGGCACGGGCGTTCGGTACACGACGGGCTTCGGCAACTCGTGGCAGGCGTCGAGCGGGATACCGTCCGGCGCGATCGTCGAGTCCGACCGTGTCGACCCGAAGACCTTCTACGGCTTCAAGTCGGGGAAGTTCTACGTCAGTACGGACGGCGGCGCCACCTTCACCGCGTCGAACGCGAGTGGCCTGCCGAGCGGCGACAGCGTCCGCTTCAAGGCGCTGCCCGGCCAGAAGGGCGACGTGTGGCTGGCGGGCGGCGCGACGGACGGGGCGTACGGTCTGTGGCACTCGACGGACAGTGGCGCCACCTGGACCAAGCTCTCAGGCGTCGAGCAGGCCGACACGATCGGCTTCGGGAAGGCGGCGCCGGGAGCCTCGTACCAGGCCCTCTACACCAGCGCCAAGATCGGCGGTGTGCGCGGCATCTTCCGCTCGACGGACAAGGGCGCGACCTGGACGCGGATCAACGACGACGCCCATCAGTGGGGATGGACGGGTGCGGCGATCACGGGTGACCCGAGGGTCTACGGGCGGGTCTACGTCGCGACGAACGGGCGCGGGGTCATCTACGGCGAATCCTCCGGCACGGGCGGCGGGGGCGGCGGCACCGATCCCGGCCCGGAGCCGGAGCCGACGGGTGCCTGTGCGGTGACGTACACGATCACCAATGAGTGGTCGGGCGGCTTCCAGGCGGATGTGCGGCTGGCCAACACGGGGACGAGCGCGTGGACCGGCTGGTCCCTCGGCTGGTCCTTCCCGAACGGGCAGAGCGTCTCCCAGATCTGGAACGCCGACCACACGCAGTCGGGATCGGCCGTCACGGCCAGGAACATCAGCTGGAACGGCACGGTGGCGGCGGGTTCGTCGGTGAGCTTCGGCTTCACCGGAAGCCGGTCGGGGACGAACGGAGAACCGACCGCCTTCCGGCTCGGTGACCGGTCCTGCACGGTGACCTGA
- a CDS encoding class I SAM-dependent methyltransferase: MLDYDKEADAYDALRGGEHRAEAAAHAVLGLVPEDARRLLDLACGTGIVTRRLAAARDGMRVTGVDRTHAMASRAAARLPGSVVIGDGRRLPFRDAEFDAVTSVWLLHLLGGPEDVRTVVGECARVLRPGGVFVTTVDKAAAHNVGSDIDAVLAPRPRTPAVDTSAAVERYACAHGLRAAGEARFPGRGQGRSPRRTVTDLRRGWFVTLPPGDPLADDFAARLAALPDQDRPRPEPEFTLRAFRRT; the protein is encoded by the coding sequence GTGCTGGACTACGACAAGGAGGCGGACGCCTACGACGCGCTCCGGGGCGGCGAGCACCGGGCCGAGGCCGCCGCCCACGCCGTGCTGGGACTGGTCCCCGAGGACGCCCGCCGCCTGCTCGACCTCGCCTGCGGCACCGGGATCGTGACCCGGCGGCTCGCCGCCGCGCGGGACGGGATGCGGGTCACGGGCGTCGACCGTACGCACGCCATGGCGAGCCGGGCCGCCGCCCGGCTGCCCGGCTCCGTGGTCATCGGCGACGGCCGCCGGCTCCCTTTCCGCGACGCCGAGTTCGACGCCGTGACCAGTGTGTGGCTGCTGCACCTGCTGGGCGGCCCGGAGGACGTACGGACGGTCGTCGGCGAGTGCGCCCGGGTGCTCCGGCCGGGCGGCGTGTTCGTCACCACCGTCGACAAGGCCGCCGCCCACAACGTGGGCAGCGACATCGACGCCGTTCTCGCCCCGCGACCCCGGACGCCGGCCGTGGACACCTCGGCGGCCGTCGAGAGGTACGCCTGCGCACACGGTCTGCGCGCCGCGGGCGAAGCCCGCTTCCCGGGCCGGGGCCAGGGCCGTAGCCCCCGCCGCACCGTCACCGACCTGCGCCGCGGCTGGTTCGTCACCCTCCCGCCCGGCGACCCCCTCGCCGACGACTTCGCGGCCCGCCTCGCGGCCCTGCCCGACCAGGACCGCCCCCGCCCGGAGCCGGAGTTCACGTTGCGGGCCTTCCGCAGGACCTGA
- a CDS encoding 4a-hydroxytetrahydrobiopterin dehydratase, with translation MPVTPLSQKEIEDRLAELPGWSLDGDRIARSYRLGSHFAATALVVHIAQTQEELDHHSDLTLGYDTVSLTIHTHSAGGAVTEKDFELARRVEALAPGHGAS, from the coding sequence ATGCCCGTCACACCCTTGTCGCAGAAGGAGATCGAGGACCGGCTGGCGGAGCTGCCCGGCTGGTCACTGGACGGGGACCGGATCGCCCGCTCCTACCGGCTGGGCTCGCACTTCGCGGCGACCGCGCTGGTCGTGCACATCGCCCAGACGCAGGAGGAGCTGGACCACCACTCCGACCTGACCCTCGGCTACGACACCGTCTCGCTGACCATCCACACCCACAGCGCGGGCGGCGCCGTCACCGAGAAGGACTTCGAGCTGGCCCGCAGGGTGGAGGCGCTCGCGCCCGGCCACGGAGCGAGCTGA